The genomic region CCGGCCACTTCGGCCATATAGAGCTTGCCGTGCCCATAGTTCACGTGGGTTTTGTGAAATACATATACGAGCTTTTAACGATAACATGTAGGGAGTGCGGAAGGCTTCTGATTCCACCTGATAAGATCGAGAAGCTTAAAGAGAAGATGGAGGAGCTTAAGAAATCCCTCGGAGAGGTTCCTAAGAGGTTTTTCGACAGCGTCAAATCTGAGGCGAAGAAGAGGTCTGAATGTCCCCACTGCGGTAGCCCTCAGTATCGTATAGAGCTTATGAAGCCGACGACGTTTTACGAGCATCAGAGAGAGGGAGGGGTCGTAAGGCTTGATGCAGGTACCATAAGAAGTAGGCTTGAGAGGATACCTGATGACGACCTTAGGCTTTTAGGCTACGACCCATCTTCGGCTAGGCCTGAGTGGACTATACTACAGGTTCTACCTGTTCCACCGGTTTACGTCAGACCCTCCATAACGCTTGAAACGGGCATAAGGTCTGAGGACGACCTAACCCACAAGCTCGTGGATATAATTCGTATAAACGAGAGGCTTAAAGAAGCCATAGCCAGCGGTGCGCCGACTCTTATAAGGGAAGAGCTCTCGGACCTCCTCCAGTATCATGTGACGACCTATATCGATAACGAGGCTCCTGGCATACCTCCGTCTAGACACAGGTCTGGTAGAGCCCTTAAGACCCTTAGCCAGAGGCTTAAGGGTAAGGAGGGGAGGTTTAGGCTAAATCTGACCGGCAAGAGGGTTGACTTTTCTGCTAGAACCGTAATATCTCCTGACCCGAACTTAGATATCAACGAGGTAGGTGTCCCCATAGATATCGCTAAGAGGCTCACGGTTTCCGAGAAGGTCACAGTGTGGAACTTGGAGGAGATGAAGAAGCTTGTCATAAACGGACCGGACGTATATCCAGGTGCTCTATACGTAACTAGGCCGGACGGTAGAAAGATCAGGCTGGACTTCGTAGCCGATAGGAAGAAGCTTGCCGAAAGCCTCGAGCCGGGTTATATAGTAGAGCGTCATATACGAGACGGTGACATCGCGTTATTCAACCGTCAGCCCTCGCTACATAGAATCTCTATAATGGCTCATAAAATAAAGGTTCTACCGTATAAGACCTTCAGGCTTCACCTAGCCGTGTGTATACCCTACAACGCAGACTTCGACGGAGATGAAATGAACCTTCACATTCCCCAGAGCGAAGAGGCTAGGTCTGAAGCTAGACTACTTATGCAAGTTCAAGACCAGATAATATCGCCTAGGTACGGTGCCCCGATAATAGGCTCGACCAGGGACTTTCTAACAGCAGCCTACCTGCTCACGAGGAAAGATACCTATCTAGATAAGAGGGAGCTTTTCACCCTCCTCGCCGCCATAGATTACGACGGCGAAATACCTCCGCCTGCTATAAAAGAGCCTGAACCCCTGTGGACCGGTAAACAGGTGTTCAGCCTATTGTTACCTAAAGATTTCAACTACTTCGGTAGAGCTACGGTCTGCAAGCATAAGCACACATCTCCGGATGAGGAGTGTCCGCTCGAAGGTGTGGTAGTCGTCAGAAACGGGCAACTCGTCAAGGGAGTTATAGATAAAAACTCCATAGGCGCCGAAAGGGCTGAGACACTCTACCACCGAATAGTCAGAGACTACGGTACAGGTTTCGCAGCCACATTCCTCAACAAACTCTGCCGACTACTCAACACTTTCATAACGATGAGGGGGTTCAGCTTCTCCCTAGACGAGCTTAACCTCCCGGAGAAAGCTAAGGAATCCATAGCCCAAATCCTGAGAGAAGCCGAGGAGAGGGTTCAGAAGCTTATAGAGGAGTATAACCGCGGTACTCTGAGGAGGATTCCAGGTAGAACTCTAGAAGAGTCGTTGGAGCTTTTGATAATGAACGAGCTGTCTAAGGCTAGAGAGCGTTGCGACGAAGTCGCCTCGACTTCGCTTACGATGAATAACCAGGGGATAATAATGGTTAGATGCGGCGCCAGAGGTTCCGAGCTTAATATAGGCCACATGACGGCTTGCTTAGGCCAGCAGTCAGTGAGGGGTAGACGAGTTGTATGCGGCTATCTAGATAGAGCTCTGCCGCACTTCAAATGGGGTGACCAGAGTCCGAAGGCGAGAGGCTTCATCGAATCGTCCTTCTATAAGGGCCTGTCTCCCATAGAGTTCTTCTTCCACTCTATGGCGGGTAGAGAGGGTCTAGTCGACACGGCTGTAAGGACGCAGCAGAGCGGTTATATGCAGAGAAGGCTTATACACGCGCTTGAGTACATAAGGGTCGAGTATGACGGGACTGTCAGGACGACAGACGGCGAGGTTGTTCAGCTAAGATACGGTGAAGACGGAGTAGATCCATCGAAGAGTGACCACGGTAAAGCCGTGAACCTCCAGCGTCTGTTAGAGAGGATGAGCCTTGGGGG from Candidatus Bathyarchaeota archaeon harbors:
- the rpoA1 gene encoding DNA-directed RNA polymerase subunit A', translated to MMLETYKRIAGIKFGLLSPHEIRKMSVVEIRTPDTYDEDGVPIPSGLMDGRLGTLEPRQRCATCGNTAAMCPGHFGHIELAVPIVHVGFVKYIYELLTITCRECGRLLIPPDKIEKLKEKMEELKKSLGEVPKRFFDSVKSEAKKRSECPHCGSPQYRIELMKPTTFYEHQREGGVVRLDAGTIRSRLERIPDDDLRLLGYDPSSARPEWTILQVLPVPPVYVRPSITLETGIRSEDDLTHKLVDIIRINERLKEAIASGAPTLIREELSDLLQYHVTTYIDNEAPGIPPSRHRSGRALKTLSQRLKGKEGRFRLNLTGKRVDFSARTVISPDPNLDINEVGVPIDIAKRLTVSEKVTVWNLEEMKKLVINGPDVYPGALYVTRPDGRKIRLDFVADRKKLAESLEPGYIVERHIRDGDIALFNRQPSLHRISIMAHKIKVLPYKTFRLHLAVCIPYNADFDGDEMNLHIPQSEEARSEARLLMQVQDQIISPRYGAPIIGSTRDFLTAAYLLTRKDTYLDKRELFTLLAAIDYDGEIPPPAIKEPEPLWTGKQVFSLLLPKDFNYFGRATVCKHKHTSPDEECPLEGVVVVRNGQLVKGVIDKNSIGAERAETLYHRIVRDYGTGFAATFLNKLCRLLNTFITMRGFSFSLDELNLPEKAKESIAQILREAEERVQKLIEEYNRGTLRRIPGRTLEESLELLIMNELSKARERCDEVASTSLTMNNQGIIMVRCGARGSELNIGHMTACLGQQSVRGRRVVCGYLDRALPHFKWGDQSPKARGFIESSFYKGLSPIEFFFHSMAGREGLVDTAVRTQQSGYMQRRLIHALEYIRVEYDGTVRTTDGEVVQLRYGEDGVDPSKSDHGKAVNLQRLLERMSLGGCDTPPTPEELDELLEKYRLKLTPYYISELRRIILDKRLSLEDARKLIEATVVEFENSQVDPGEAVGVVTAQSIGEPGTQMTLRVFHFAGVRERDVTLGLPRLIEIVDARKKPSTPIMTVKLDEEHRFDRDKALAVAQSLVHTAIRDIAAKGQYEIDLDNGVVRVKIDRVAMENRGVTDEDLENLSLPNTTIEFTGDEVVVKPKSAMDLPGLKKLVDKTMKLHVKGVPGIKRVQVVKEGDEWIIQVDGSNFSKVIQVPGVDPARTMTNNLYEIYDTLGIEAARNAIIKEAKEVFEGIGGGLDLDIRHLMLVADIMTLTGRIRQVGRHGVTGEKSSPLARAAFEITVSNIVNAAVRGVMDELKGVTENIIAGQDMKVGTGMVDIYMSPSSSEGR